The Streptomyces nitrosporeus genome includes a window with the following:
- a CDS encoding flavin-containing monooxygenase encodes MSDDSNALASLPRSFDRTDDRPVYVVGGGPGGLATAAVLRQHGVRAVVLERTGGVGASWRNHYERLRLHTTRRWSSLPGLPLPRRFGRWVSRADMVRYLEKYAEHHELDVVTGVEVSRIDPAPDGTGWRLSASGGRVLTGRAVVVATGYNHTPLVPGWPGRAEFTGELLHAAAYRTAGPYAGKDVLVVGVGNTGAEIAVDLAEGGARQVRIAVRTAPHIVRRSTAGWPSQASAVLVRRLPVRLVDAVARLVCRVSVPDLSAHGLPRPAKGLYTRVGEGAVPVQDVGLVSAVKRGLVVPVAAVESFDGDAVVLADGTRLTPDTVIAATGYARGLEGLVGHLGVLDGRGRPAVRGARSPKGAPGLYFTGFTNPISGMLREIALDARRIAGRLAEG; translated from the coding sequence GCGGTCCCGGCGGCCTCGCCACCGCGGCCGTGCTGCGGCAGCACGGGGTGCGGGCCGTGGTCCTGGAGAGGACGGGGGGTGTCGGGGCCTCCTGGCGCAACCACTACGAGCGGCTCCGCCTGCACACCACCCGCCGCTGGTCCTCGCTGCCGGGGCTGCCGCTGCCCCGGCGGTTCGGCCGCTGGGTCTCACGCGCGGACATGGTGCGCTACCTGGAGAAGTACGCCGAGCACCACGAGCTGGACGTGGTGACGGGCGTCGAGGTGTCCAGGATCGACCCGGCGCCGGACGGGACCGGCTGGCGGCTGAGCGCCTCCGGCGGCCGGGTGCTGACCGGACGCGCGGTCGTCGTCGCCACCGGCTACAACCACACCCCCCTCGTGCCCGGGTGGCCGGGCCGTGCGGAGTTCACCGGGGAACTGCTGCACGCGGCGGCGTACCGGACCGCCGGGCCGTACGCGGGCAAGGACGTGCTGGTGGTGGGCGTCGGCAACACCGGGGCGGAGATCGCCGTGGACCTGGCCGAGGGCGGGGCCCGGCAGGTGCGGATCGCGGTGCGCACGGCCCCGCACATCGTGCGCCGCTCCACGGCCGGCTGGCCGTCCCAGGCCTCGGCCGTGCTGGTCCGCCGGCTGCCGGTGCGGCTGGTGGACGCCGTGGCGCGTCTGGTGTGCCGGGTCTCCGTGCCCGACCTGTCCGCCCACGGGCTGCCGCGCCCCGCGAAGGGCCTGTACACCAGGGTCGGGGAGGGCGCGGTCCCCGTCCAGGACGTCGGGCTGGTCTCCGCGGTGAAGCGGGGCCTGGTGGTGCCGGTGGCGGCGGTGGAGTCGTTCGACGGGGACGCGGTGGTGCTGGCCGACGGGACCCGGCTCACCCCGGACACGGTGATAGCGGCGACCGGGTACGCGCGCGGGCTGGAGGGCCTGGTCGGGCACCTCGGCGTACTGGACGGCCGGGGCCGCCCGGCCGTCCGGGGCGCCCGGTCCCCGAAGGGGGCGCCCGGCCTGTACTTCACCGGGTTCACCAATCCGATCAGCGGGATGCTGCGGGAGATCGCCCTGGACGCCCGCAGGATCGCCGGCCGGCTGGCCGAGGGCTGA
- a CDS encoding DUF2809 domain-containing protein, protein MREKQTARSSIPPAAAVRAVAAGAAVLTVAAGLGVRTAGGGEAAKYAGDALYTVLIHTLVVLAVPRTRPRAAAGAALALSWAVELAQLTGVPERLAAHSTLARLVLGSTFNAPDLLWYAVGAASAGALHTALAAGSRAPGGPIPSKGGL, encoded by the coding sequence ATGAGGGAAAAGCAGACCGCCCGCTCTTCCATTCCCCCGGCGGCCGCCGTACGCGCGGTGGCCGCCGGGGCCGCCGTCCTCACCGTGGCCGCGGGGCTCGGCGTCCGGACCGCGGGCGGCGGCGAGGCCGCGAAGTACGCCGGGGACGCCCTGTACACCGTGCTGATCCACACCCTGGTGGTCCTGGCCGTTCCCCGGACACGCCCCAGGGCCGCCGCCGGGGCGGCCCTGGCCCTCAGCTGGGCGGTGGAACTGGCCCAGCTGACCGGCGTACCGGAACGGCTGGCCGCGCACAGCACACTCGCACGCCTGGTGCTCGGCTCCACCTTCAACGCTCCCGACCTCCTCTGGTACGCCGTCGGCGCGGCATCGGCCGGGGCCCTGCACACCGCACTCGCCGCCGGGAGCCGGGCGCCGGGTGGCCCGATCCCTTCGAAGGGTGGCCTCTGA
- a CDS encoding ATP-binding protein encodes MQVLQVQLEIGSDPAEVGRARRWARSRLAGSGMGDDDSLTETLVLLISELVTNAVVHTGCPAVLRMLFGSAESAGTVRVEVADTSCRPPQPRHAEGEDTGGRGLELVDGLADRWGWQPEGAGKRIWCEIDRGVPVPAPASPGEQSGTAEARFR; translated from the coding sequence GTGCAGGTGCTTCAGGTTCAGCTGGAGATCGGGTCGGATCCCGCCGAGGTGGGCCGGGCCCGGAGATGGGCGCGTTCCAGGCTGGCGGGTTCGGGGATGGGGGACGACGACTCGCTCACCGAGACGCTCGTCCTGCTGATCTCCGAGCTGGTCACCAACGCGGTGGTCCACACCGGCTGTCCGGCCGTGCTGAGGATGCTCTTCGGCTCGGCGGAGTCGGCGGGGACGGTCCGGGTCGAGGTGGCCGACACCAGCTGCCGCCCGCCGCAGCCGAGGCACGCCGAGGGCGAGGACACCGGGGGGCGCGGCCTGGAGCTGGTGGACGGCCTGGCCGACCGCTGGGGCTGGCAGCCGGAGGGCGCCGGGAAGCGGATCTGGTGCGAGATCGACCGGGGCGTCCCGGTCCCCGCACCGGCGTCGCCCGGCGAGCAGTCCGGCACCGCGGAGGCCCGGTTCCGCTGA
- a CDS encoding GlxA family transcriptional regulator, whose product MRHRVVILALDGVIPFELGIPQRIFGRSLGIEPFNRGEELYDVVTCSARPPGPVLTDADFRIVVEYGPEALATADTVIVPAFHESGPVYEEGRLTGELASALAYIRPGTRLVSICTGGYLLAAAGYLDGRPATTHWACAEHFQRLFPSVRVDPGVLFIDDGDVLTSAGVAAGIDLCLHLVRRDHGTAVANDIARRTVVPPHRDGGQAQFIQRPLPGPGTATTATARAWALERLDEPILLRDMARQESMSVRTFTRRFREEAGLSPGQWLARQRVERARHLLEATDLSVDQVARDAGFGTAVSLRLHIQAALGVSPTVYRRTFRRTAADRTGS is encoded by the coding sequence ATGAGGCACCGGGTCGTCATTCTCGCCCTGGACGGGGTGATCCCCTTCGAACTGGGCATTCCCCAGCGGATATTCGGCCGCTCGCTGGGGATCGAGCCGTTCAACCGGGGTGAGGAGCTGTACGACGTGGTGACCTGTTCGGCCCGTCCGCCGGGTCCGGTCCTCACCGACGCGGACTTCCGGATCGTCGTCGAGTACGGCCCGGAGGCCCTGGCCACCGCCGACACCGTGATCGTGCCCGCCTTCCACGAGTCCGGGCCCGTGTACGAGGAAGGCAGGCTCACCGGTGAACTCGCCTCCGCGCTCGCGTACATCAGGCCGGGGACGCGGCTGGTGTCCATCTGCACCGGCGGTTACCTCCTGGCCGCGGCCGGATACCTCGACGGCCGGCCCGCCACCACCCACTGGGCCTGCGCCGAGCACTTCCAGCGGCTCTTCCCCTCGGTCCGCGTCGATCCCGGTGTGCTGTTCATCGACGACGGGGACGTGCTGACCTCCGCGGGGGTGGCCGCCGGGATCGACCTCTGCCTGCACCTGGTGCGCCGGGACCACGGCACCGCCGTCGCCAACGACATCGCCCGGCGCACCGTCGTACCGCCCCACCGCGACGGCGGCCAGGCCCAGTTCATCCAGCGGCCGCTGCCCGGGCCCGGCACCGCCACGACGGCCACGGCACGGGCGTGGGCGCTGGAGCGGCTGGACGAACCGATCCTGCTCCGGGACATGGCACGGCAGGAGTCGATGAGCGTACGGACCTTCACCCGCCGCTTCCGCGAGGAGGCCGGGCTCAGCCCCGGGCAGTGGCTGGCGCGCCAACGGGTCGAACGCGCACGGCATCTGCTGGAGGCCACGGACCTGTCGGTCGACCAGGTGGCACGCGACGCCGGGTTCGGTACGGCCGTCTCCCTGCGCCTGCACATCCAGGCGGCGCTGGGGGTGTCGCCGACGGTCTACCGCCGGACCTTCCGCAGGACGGCCGCCGACCGGACCGGTTCCTGA
- a CDS encoding MFS transporter: MTRTTDHVVASPTGTRRPSRLRVHRAWIVAAVAFVTIVGGAAFNSLPGLLIDPLHSEFGWSRGEIGLAVSIDMALYGLTAPFAAALMDRFGIRRVVAVALTAVAAGALASVWMTAAWQLMLYWGVLVGLGTGSMALAFSATVTNRWFVARRGLVTGVLTAAGASGQLVFLPLCAWIVGEHGWRPASVTVALASLVVVPFVWLLMRDHPADVGLAPYGGAYEEKPPPASGAAVRAVRVLLDAARTGPFWLLAGSFAICGASTNGLMRTYFVPAAHDHHMPVTAAASLLAAIGVFDIIGTVFSGWLTDRYDARRLLAVYYALRGVSLLFLPVLLAPTVHPPMILFIVFYGLDWVATVPPTLALCRERYGRDSAIVFGWVLASHQVGAALVAFLGGVAREAFGSYDVVWYAAGALCATAALMALVIRREHPAPEPAAR, encoded by the coding sequence GTGACCCGGACAACCGACCACGTGGTGGCTTCGCCCACCGGAACCCGCCGCCCTTCCCGCCTCCGCGTCCACCGGGCGTGGATCGTCGCCGCCGTCGCCTTCGTGACGATCGTCGGGGGAGCGGCCTTCAACTCCCTGCCCGGTCTGCTCATCGACCCGCTCCACTCGGAATTCGGCTGGTCCCGCGGCGAGATCGGGCTGGCCGTCTCCATCGACATGGCGCTGTACGGGCTGACCGCACCGTTCGCGGCGGCCCTGATGGACCGTTTCGGCATCCGCCGGGTCGTGGCCGTCGCGCTGACCGCGGTGGCCGCCGGGGCGCTGGCGAGCGTCTGGATGACCGCGGCCTGGCAGCTGATGCTCTACTGGGGCGTGCTCGTCGGCCTGGGCACCGGCTCGATGGCCCTGGCGTTCTCCGCGACCGTCACCAACCGCTGGTTCGTCGCCCGCCGCGGCCTGGTCACCGGCGTCCTGACCGCGGCCGGGGCCTCCGGCCAGCTGGTCTTCCTGCCGCTGTGCGCGTGGATCGTCGGGGAGCACGGCTGGCGTCCGGCGTCGGTCACCGTCGCGCTGGCCTCCCTGGTGGTCGTCCCCTTCGTCTGGCTCCTGATGCGCGACCACCCCGCCGACGTGGGCCTCGCCCCCTACGGCGGGGCCTACGAGGAGAAGCCGCCGCCCGCGTCCGGCGCCGCGGTCCGCGCGGTGCGCGTCCTGCTGGACGCGGCCCGCACCGGCCCCTTCTGGCTGCTGGCCGGTTCGTTCGCGATCTGCGGGGCCTCCACCAACGGCCTGATGCGCACCTACTTCGTGCCCGCCGCCCACGACCACCACATGCCCGTCACCGCCGCCGCCTCGCTGCTCGCGGCCATCGGGGTCTTCGACATCATCGGCACGGTCTTCAGCGGCTGGCTCACCGACCGCTACGACGCCCGGCGCCTGCTGGCCGTCTACTACGCGCTGCGGGGCGTGTCCCTGCTGTTCCTGCCCGTGCTGCTGGCGCCGACGGTCCACCCGCCGATGATCCTGTTCATCGTCTTCTACGGCCTGGACTGGGTCGCCACCGTGCCCCCGACCCTCGCCCTGTGCCGCGAACGGTACGGCCGGGACAGCGCGATCGTCTTCGGCTGGGTCCTCGCCTCCCACCAGGTCGGCGCGGCCCTGGTCGCCTTCCTCGGCGGCGTCGCCCGCGAGGCGTTCGGCTCGTACGACGTGGTCTGGTACGCCGCCGGCGCCCTGTGCGCGACGGCGGCCCTGATGGCCCTGGTCATCCGCCGCGAGCACCCCGCCCCGGAACCCGCGGCCCGCTGA